A genomic stretch from Desulfolutivibrio sulfodismutans DSM 3696 includes:
- a CDS encoding secondary thiamine-phosphate synthase enzyme YjbQ, producing MEILNIRTGKRLEMIPVTRRLQELATSLGCADGILVVHCPHTTACLTINENADPDVVTDMLAALSSLVPHSGPYRHAEGNSDAHIKTTLVGPSLSLIVSGGKLQLGTWQGVYFCEFDGPRSRRLWAQWVGTTA from the coding sequence ATGGAAATCCTGAACATCCGCACCGGAAAACGCCTGGAGATGATCCCGGTCACCCGGCGACTCCAGGAGCTGGCGACCTCCCTGGGATGCGCCGACGGCATCCTGGTGGTGCATTGCCCCCATACCACCGCCTGCCTGACCATCAACGAAAACGCCGACCCCGATGTCGTCACGGACATGCTGGCGGCGCTTTCCTCCCTGGTCCCGCACAGCGGTCCCTATCGCCACGCCGAGGGCAACAGCGACGCCCACATCAAAACAACGCTGGTGGGACCGTCCCTGTCGCTCATCGTCAGCGGCGGCAAGCTTCAACTCGGTACCTGGCAGGGCGTGTATTTTTGTGAATTCGACGGTCCCCGCTCCCGGCGTCTTTGGGCCCAGTGGGTGGGGACGACGGCGTAA